From Felis catus isolate Fca126 chromosome B4, F.catus_Fca126_mat1.0, whole genome shotgun sequence:
gaaggaaaaaggcattgaaatccaagaggcacagagaactcccttcagacgtaacttgaatcgatcttctgcacgacatatcatagtgaaactggcaaaatacaaggataaagagaaaattctgaaagcagcaaggggtaaacgtgccctcacatataaagggagacctataagactcgtgactgatctctcttttgaaacttggcaggccagaaagaattggcacgagattttcagggtgctagacagaaaaaatatgcagccaagaatcctttacccagcaagtctgtcatttagaatagaaggagagataaaggttttcccaaacaaacaaaaactgaaggaatttgtcaccactaaaccagccctacaagagatcctaagggggaccctgtgagacaaagtcccagagacatcactacaagcataaatcatacagacatcacaatgactctcaacccgtatctttctataataacactgaatgtaaatggattaaatgcaccaaccaaaagacatagggtatcagaatggataaaaaaacaagacccatctatttgctgtctacaagagactcattttagacctgaggacacctttagattgagagtgaggggatggagaactatttatcatgcgactggaagccaaaagaaagctggagtagccatacttatatcagacaaactagactttaaattaaaggctgtaacaagagatgaagaaggacattatataatagttacagggtctatccatcaggaagagctaacaattataaatgtctatgcgccgaataccggagcccccaaatatataaaacaattactcataaacataagcaatcttattgataagaatgtggtaattgcaggggactttaacaccccacttacagaaatggacagatcatctagacacacgatcaataaagaaacaagggccctgaatgagacattggatcagatggacttgacagatatatttagaacgctgcatcccaaagcaacagaatatactttcttctcgagtgcacatggaacattctccaagatagatcacatactgggtcacaaaacagcccttcataagtttacaagaattgaaattataccatgcatactttcagaccacaatgctatgaagcttgaaatcaaccacaggaaaaagtctggaaaacctccaaaggcatggaggttaaagaacaccctactaacgaatgagtgggtcaaccaggcaattagagaagaaattaaaaaatatatggaaacaaacgaaaatgaaaatacaacaatccaaacgctttgggacgcagcgaaggcagtcctgagaggaaaatacattgcaatccaggcctatctcaagaaacaagaaaaatcccaaatacaaaatctaacagcacacctaaaggaactagaagcagaacagcaaaggcagcctaaacccagcagaagaagagaaataataaagatcagagcagaaataaacaatatagaatctaaaaaaactgtagagcagatcaacgaaaccaagagttggttttttgaaaaaataaacaaaattgacaaacctctagccaggcttctcaaaaagaaaagggagatgacccaaatagataaaatcatgaatgaaaatggaattattacaaccaatccctcagagatacaaacaattatcagggaatactatgaaaaattatatgccaacaaactggacaacctggaagaaatggacaaattcctgaacacccacactcttccaaaactcaatcaggaggaaatagaaagcttgaacagacccataaccagtgaagaaattgaatcggttatcaaaaatctcccaacaaataagagtccaggaccagatggcttcccaggggagttctaccagacgtttaaagcagagataatacctatccttctcaagctattccaagaaatagaaagggaaggaaaacttccagactcattctatgaagccagtattactttgattcctaaacctgacagagacccagtaaaaaaagagaactacaggccaatatccctgatgaatatggatgcaaaaattctcaataagatactagcaaatcgaattcaacggcatataaaaagaattattcaccatgatcaagtgggattcattcctgggatgcagggctggttcaacattcgcaaatcaatcaacgtgatacatcacattaacaaaaaaaaagagaagaaccatatgatcctgtcaatcgatgcagaaaaggcctttgacaaaatccagcaccctttcttaataaaaacccttgagaaagttgggatagaaggaacatacttaaagatcataaaagccatctatgaaaagcccacagctaacatcatcctcaacggggaaaaactgagagctttttccctgagatcaggaacacgacaaggatgcccactctcaccgctgctgtttaacatagtgctggaagttctagcatcagcaatcagacaacaaaaggaaatcaaaggcatcaaaattggcaaagacgaagtcaagctttcgctttttgcagatgacatgatattatacatggaaaatccgatagactccaccaaaagtctactagaactgatacatgaattcagcaaagttgcaggatacaaaatcaatgtacagaaatcagttgcattcttatacactaacaatgaagcaacagaaagacaaataaagaaactgatcccattcacaattgcaccaagaagcataaaatacctaggaataaatctaaccaaagatgtaaaggatctgtatgctgaaaactatagaaagcttatgaaggaaattgaagaagatttaaagaaatggaaagacattccctgctcatggattggaaaaataaatattgtcaaaatgtcaatactacccaaagctatctacacattcaatgcaatcccaatcaaaattgcaccagcattcttcttgaaactagaacaagcaatcctaaaattcatatggaaccacaaaaggccccgaatagccaaaggaattttgaagaagaagaccaaagcaggaggcatcacaatcccagactttagcctctactacaaagctgtcatcatcaagacagcatggtattggcacagaaacagacacatagaccaatggaatagaatagaaaccccagaactagacccacaaacgtatggccaactcatctttgacaaagcaggaaagaacatccaatggaaaaaagacagcctctttaacaaatggtgctgggagaactggacagcaacatgcagaaggttgaaactagaccactttctcacaccattcacaaaaataaactcaaaatggataaaggacctaaatgtgagacaggaaaccatcaaaaccttagaggagaaagcaggaaaagacctctctgacctcagccgtagcaatctcttactcgacacatccccaaaggcaagggaattaaaagcaaaagtgaattactgggaccttatgaagataaaaagcttctgcacagcaaaggaaacaaccaacaaaactaaaaggcaaccaacggaatgggaaaagatattcgcaaatgacatatcggacaaagggctagtatccaaaatctataaagagctcaccaaactccacacccgaaaaacaaataacccagtgaagaaatgggcagaaaacatgaatagacacttctctaaagaagacatccggatggccaacaggcacatgaaaagatgttcagcgtcgctccttatcagggaaatacaaatcaaaaccacactcaggtatcacctcacgccagtcagagtggccaaaatgaacaaatcaggagactctagatgctggagaggatgtggagaaacgggaaccctcttgcactgttggtgggaatgcaaattggtgcagccgctctggaaagcagtgtggaggttcctcagaaaattaaaaatagacctaccctatgacccagcaatagcactgctaggaatttatccaagggatacaggagtactgatgcatagggccacttgtaccccaatgttcatagcagcactctcaacaatagccaaattatggaaagagcctaaatgtccatcaactgatgaatggataaagaaattgtggtttatatacacaatggaatattacgtggcaatgagaaaaaatgaaatatggccttttgtagcaacgtggatggaactggagagtgtgatgctaagtgaaataagccatacagagaaagacagataccatatggtttcactcttatgtggaccctgagaatttaacaggaacccatgggggaggggaaggaaaaaaaaaaaaaaaaacaggttagagtgggagaagccaaagtataagagactcttaaaaactgagaacaaactgagggttgatggggggtgggagggaggagagggtgggtgatgggtattgaggagggcaccttttgggatgagcactgggtgttgtatggaaactaatttgtcaataaatttcatattaaaaaaaaaaaaaaaaagaaacacagcgGACGAGCCTAAATCAGACTGTGAGGTTAGGAATGGATTCTTGGgagtatgattttaaaaacaattaggaATTTGTAAGATAAACTATATgtatccttgaaaaaaaaaaaaaaaaaaaaaaaaaaaaaaaaattagaattttggaaattcCATACCTGTCACTGTGAGCTTGAGACTTTCTGATACTTTCCTAATAGGATTGTTGGTGACATGAATGAATGTGacgttttaaaaaatctttaatgtttatttatatttgagacagagagagagagagagagagagagagacagagcatcagtgggggaagggcagagagagagggagacacagaataagaagtaggctccaggctctgagctgtcaacacagagcccaacgcagggctcaaacctgccagccatgagatcgtgacctgagctgaagtcggacgctcaaccaactgagccacccaggtgccccatgagatttttataatttcatctgCAACGGGTCAACATTCAGAAGATCTACAGAACTCAGTGAACCAATATTGTCCAAAGGAGCAAAGTAGAGCATGACACAATCACGAAGCCCAAGAGTGACCAATAGATTTTAATGTGACAGTACGAGATCATTGATGTGGCTTCGGATCCCACACTGCAGCTAACCTTTGAGAAACCACCACTCGTCAAATGTTCATATAGTACCGAAGAAAAATACCCGCCAATACCTGAGTCATTTAGACGTTCTCCATTTCCAGCTGCGTATCCGTGTGAAGCTGGGTTAGTCTGTACTTCATATCGAAACATCCTCCCACAGACCAGTGCAGCAGAAACAGACATGCTTCTACAAAACCAGACGCACGAAGCGATTTGCGAAGttgtttttatcagttttattaacaattaattaataaataataattaataaataatttattcgttttattaataattaaaattattatttttaattttagaaatagatCTCTCATAAAACTACAGTATATCTGTTAACATGCAATGagttttttacttctatttttttaagttacaaatgaatgtagaaaaatataggggcgcctgggtggctcagtcggttgagcagctgacttcggctcaggtcacgatctcgcggtccgtgagttcgagtcccgcgtcgggctctgtgctgacggctcagagcctggagcctgtttcggattctgtgtctccctctctctctgcccctcccctgctcatgctctgtctctctctgtctcaaaaataaataaacgtaaaaaaaaaaaaagaaaagaaaagaaaagaaaaaagaaaagaaaaatatagctaGATACTTGAATTTTTTTCCGGTTGTAATTTCAACCCCAGAACATACTGGTTGGTGTAGCCCACATACACAAAGGCCTTTTGGCGTTCTcgataattttaaatgtttagatgGGTCCCAGGATCAAAAATGTATTCTTGGGGAAGGCTGCAGGGAGAGGATGGCAGAAAGCCATGAAATAAGAGCGAGGTTCCTAAGCAGTGAGGCCGCCACAGCTTAGCCCATCCCAGCACTGTCCTTTGTGAGTCATGAGTACCTTTGTTTAAAATCCTTACTGAGCTCTCTTTCAACGTGCCTTTTTGAAGAACTCGCTTAGGGCGAGGGCTGGATGTTGGAGCCACAGCACCAGGATCCAGAAACCTGCAGACACCCATCGGCCACTTACCCTCTTGCGGGTGAAGTAGGCAGGAAGCGAGAACGTATGCGTCCGTCACGGGGACTGTCTCACGAGCTCTCCCACGATGCTAGCCCTTGGCTCTCCAGGACACCATGTCGCTTACACGCTTGTGCCCAGTGGTTCCTCGGCCTCCTGCTACTGCCCTCGTGTTATCTCATGACTACATCCCCCTGGGGGTGCGATTTCAGCTTATGAATTCTGGGAAGACATACTCAGACCATAACATCCAGCTCATCAATTCTTCCATGGATCACGCCTTTGGCGTCCTATGTAAACCCAGCCCAGACCCAAACTGGATGAGCTGGGTGTCATTGCCAAGCCCAAGGTCACTCAGACTTTCTATGTCATCATCTGGGAGGTTTGTAGTTCTGCATTTCCCGTGtgggtctgtgatccattttgggtTACTTTTTGGGAAGGGCGTAAGGTCTGTGTCcagattcagtttttttttttgcacatggaCGCCCAGCTGTTCCATCACtgcttgttgaaaagactacctTGTATTTCCTTTGCTCCTTAGTCGCTTGTGTTCTGCGAGTCTATTTCTGGGCCCTCTGtcctgttccattaatctatgtgtccaCTCTTTGGCAGTCCCACGTCatcttgattactgtggctttacaGAAAGTTTGGTGGTGTCGTCCTCCTTTGCTCGTCTCCCGCCGTATCATGGTGGTTCTCTGAGGGTCTCTCCCAGTTTGGATTTCCGTGGATTCCCACAGGCAGCGTGGCCTCTTGTCACTAGGTGGGTGGTCATTTCCCCAGGCTCCCTGGGGGCGGGAATGTGTGCTCGGTGAGCATCCCATTTCGCGTTCTTGAGACCATCTCCTCTTAAAAACACCCCCTttcttctgctcttctcccccaAAACCCAGGTCCAGACTTTCAGACATGCCTTTGCCTGTCTTCCCATTCATCAGAGAATAGAACGGGACTCCCCCACCGCATCTGAGGAGGCCTCTGTGTGCCCTTCCTCATGTCCTTCTCTCCCCTCATCCATCAGGCTGCAGCCACACTGGCCACCTTTCTGCCCCTTGGCCATGCCacgccctctccccacccaccgcGTGGGCTTTGAGCCTGCTCAGCCTGCCTGCCGGGAAGGCACCTCCTTCCCTTCAGGTCACCCTCCAGTGCCACCTCtgagagaagccttccctgaccaccgcTGTGGAGGTGACCTGTCCGTGCTCTCCCCGCCAGCACCCCTGCGTCTTCCTTCATGGCACCTGTCACAATATCCACGAATCTCATCGTCTGCTTTACTCGCCAGCTAGCTGTCTCCGGGAGGGAATACAAGCTTCCGGAGGCCTGGGAGTTGCCTGTCTTGTCCCTGGCTCTATTCCCAGCTTCTAGAACAGTActtgcacacagtaggccctcgaTACATATCGAGGAGTGAACACGTTGGAGGAAAACCTTCTCCATTCATGTTTCTTCTGAAGGTGAGAAGACAGTCTGCTTCCACCTGAAGGAGAAAGCCTTTGTTCGTTCTCTGAAAACCCTCTTGGGAAAGCGAGGGCTCTCAGGCTTTGGGAATCCGGACAAGGAAACAAGTTCCCTTCAGGCCAAGGCAACCTCTGCCTTTCATCCGGCCCGAACTTTCCCAGAAGGGAAACTGATGTTTCACTGAGTGCAGGGTCTGGagatggggcaggaggaggggacagggagtcCCCGCGGGGGGTTCCCGACAGCTGCCAGTGGGGCGGGCGGGagcagctcacacacacacacacacacacacaacgcgTGCGCGCACACGGGCGCTGGCCGCAGCCCAACCCTCCACCGGCCCGTTCCTGGTGCCGGACTCCTGTTCCAACAGCGCCCGGCCCCAGGCAACCGCGGGGCGGGGAGTCGGGGTGCCAGCGGAGCCCTGCTCCTTCTTAAGCGCCCGCCAGTCAAGCCCGGGCCAGACGGCCAGCCAGCCGGCGCCCCTAGTGCGGCCACCTGTCCCCCGGAGCCCGGCCGCTGCCACCGCTCCCTCCATGGCCGACCAGCTGACAGAGGAACAGGTGGCCGAGTTCAGGGAGGCCTTCTGCCTGTTCGACAAGGACGGGGACGGCGCCATCACCACCCAGGAGCTGGGCACCGTCATGCGGTCCCTGGGCCAGAACCCCACGGAGGCCGAGCTCCGGGACATGGTGGGCGAGATCGACCGTGACGGCAACGGCTCCGTGGACTTCCCCGAGTTCCTGGGCATGATGGCCCGGCagctgaggggcagggacagcGAGGAGCAGATCCGGGAGGCCTTCCGCGTGTTCGACAAGGACGGCAACGGCCTGGTGAGCGCGGCCGAGCTGCGGCACGTGATGACCAGGCTCGGGGAGAAGCTGAGCGACGACGAGGTGGACGAGATGATCCGGGCCGCCGACGTGGACGGGGACGGCCAGGTCAACTACGAGGAGTTCGTGCACATGCTGGTCTCCAAGTGAGGGGCCGCCCGGCTTGGCCGAGGGCTCTGCCTCCGGCTCGGGCGGGAACCTCGGCCTGGCATCGCTTCCTGCACCCCTCCCGCCCGCCtgggctctgcctctcccccgcccgGGTGATTCCACCCCGCTTCCTGCACCtcactctgtccccttctctcctgccGACCCTCCCCCGGCCTCTTCTCAGCCGGAATGACACGGGCCACCCTCGAGCCCAGCAAACGCCAGGTGCCTCTGAAACTCAGGAGTAGCAGTGACGTCACTGCCCTGACGGTGACCCGGGGAGGGCGCAGCGTGGCGTCACAGAGCCCTCTGGGCTGGGACCTGCGGGCCGCTTAGCACTGGGGCCAGGGTAGCGGGAACCCCAGCGCCCGGGGGGGTTTCAGAGCCTCTGTGGCCGGGAGGCTCCCTCTGCGGGCGGGAGGGGCCCGGCCCGGGGAGAGAGGCTGATGGAGACATTGACACTTGAGCTCCGGCTTCCTAGGAGACACCACCTCTTTCCACCGGGCGCATGCTTGTCTGCGATTCATCCTTTGAGGCCGGGAGTAAAGCTGGGCTCAGTTGTAACATGTTCCTGTTCAGCTTCACGGAGGGAAATGtgagcgagagggagagggaaccaCGGGGGATAATAAAACGCTTGCGTCCCCGTCGTGGCTCCTTCTGTTCTGGCTCCGCTGAAACGATCCTTGTTGCTAGTCCAGGGTTTAGATGAGGCGGGGTCTCCGTTTTTGTGCGTTTTGGAGAGGCGATGAAACCTAGCAGTGGGGAGCGTAATGAaaagagagaagcccaaggaaGCCAAACcttgaatgtttatttaagtaaaatgGAGAAGTCAGTAGCAAAGAGCAGTTAAGAGGCAGCGCAGAGCCCTGGAGACCCGGGCGGGTTACAGGTGGGAAGGCAGCCTGATGGTGGGTTTCTGTCACCTGCGGTCTCCGGGATGCACTGTGCTCTGACGGTACAggacggaggggggggggggatgcgaACCACCTGTCCAGCCCCTGAGATGGTTATTCCCGCATTTGCTGGCATCCCCCAGAGGCCACACCGGATCACCCCGGGGGTCAGAGGGACCTTGCCCAGGTTGAGGCGGTGTTTGGTACCGTGGATGCTGCCCTGAGGCTCTCATCAGCTCACGCAATGGCTGTCGGCCCTGGAGGGTCACCAAGCCCCTGGCCCATCTTGCCTTAAGTCCTTTCCCCCAACACCCCGTCCCCACCACTCGTGTTTCCTCGTGTGTACAATGAAGAACATGGGCACCGGGGCCGGACAGACCGGACTCTCCAGGCCTGC
This genomic window contains:
- the LOC101099307 gene encoding calmodulin-like protein 3, with product MADQLTEEQVAEFREAFCLFDKDGDGAITTQELGTVMRSLGQNPTEAELRDMVGEIDRDGNGSVDFPEFLGMMARQLRGRDSEEQIREAFRVFDKDGNGLVSAAELRHVMTRLGEKLSDDEVDEMIRAADVDGDGQVNYEEFVHMLVSK